In the Halodesulfovibrio aestuarii DSM 17919 = ATCC 29578 genome, one interval contains:
- the ung gene encoding uracil-DNA glycosylase, giving the protein MIPQDWCEAVPYFKEGRHERILQKVATLRESTTVFPPEDQVFSALEAVSFDEVRVVILGQDPYHGAGQAHGLAFSVPEGAKFPPSLRNIFKEIDAEFYGGSKREVSTNLMRWAKQGVLLLNATLTVQEGQAASHAKLGWNAVTDDIIKAISRNRKNLVFLLWGKHAQDKRPLIADNDHCILEAAHPSPLSASRGFFGCNHFILTNEWLRKHDQPEIDW; this is encoded by the coding sequence ATGATCCCGCAAGATTGGTGTGAAGCTGTTCCGTATTTTAAAGAGGGCAGGCACGAGCGAATTTTGCAGAAAGTGGCAACACTACGCGAATCAACCACAGTGTTTCCGCCGGAAGATCAAGTGTTCTCAGCACTTGAAGCTGTATCGTTTGATGAAGTGCGTGTTGTCATCTTGGGGCAAGACCCATATCATGGGGCAGGGCAAGCTCACGGGCTGGCTTTTTCTGTACCTGAGGGCGCAAAGTTTCCGCCGTCACTCCGGAATATTTTTAAAGAAATTGATGCGGAGTTTTATGGTGGAAGCAAACGAGAGGTTTCAACAAACCTTATGCGTTGGGCAAAGCAAGGTGTTCTTCTCTTAAACGCGACTTTGACAGTTCAAGAAGGTCAAGCTGCGTCGCATGCAAAGCTTGGTTGGAACGCCGTAACAGACGACATTATTAAAGCCATAAGCCGTAATCGCAAAAATCTGGTTTTTCTCCTTTGGGGGAAACATGCACAGGATAAACGTCCGCTCATCGCCGATAATGATCACTGCATTCTCGAAGCAGCCCACCCGTCACCGCTCTCTGCATCGCGTGGTTTTTTTGGCTGTAATCATTTTATTCTTACCAATGAATGGCTGCGCAAGCACGACCAACCTGAGATCGACTGGTAG
- the hypE gene encoding hydrogenase expression/formation protein HypE, whose amino-acid sequence MSESTLLLDHGSGGMASNRLIGDLFFKHFGNPILNEMNDAALLDITGPITMSTDSYTVDPIFFPGGNIGTLAVHGTVNDVAMLGAKPRYLSCGFIIEEGLKMSTLEKIVIEMAQAAKEADVLIVTGDTKVVPRGCVDKIFINTTGVGELILPEATSGAHAKPGDAVLVSGTMGDHGLTVLSNREGLNFATDVQSDSAPLNHIIEALINEIGDIHVLRDPTRGGLATTLNEIAGQSKVTIKLIENQVPVRESVRNGCSFLGLDPFYLANEGKLICILPQEKAEAALTLMRTMKYGEEAVQVGTVLDPENSPGKAGQVVLETPLGGHRLLNMLEGEQLPRIC is encoded by the coding sequence TTCTTCTCGATCACGGAAGCGGAGGCATGGCCTCCAACCGTCTCATTGGCGACCTCTTTTTCAAGCACTTCGGCAACCCGATTCTTAACGAAATGAACGATGCTGCCCTGCTGGATATAACCGGCCCCATCACCATGAGCACCGACAGCTACACTGTTGATCCGATTTTCTTCCCCGGCGGCAACATCGGCACTCTTGCAGTACACGGAACCGTGAACGACGTAGCTATGCTCGGAGCTAAGCCACGCTATCTTTCCTGCGGCTTCATCATTGAAGAAGGCCTTAAAATGAGCACGCTGGAAAAAATTGTTATCGAGATGGCACAAGCTGCAAAAGAAGCGGACGTACTCATCGTCACCGGTGATACCAAAGTTGTCCCACGCGGCTGTGTCGATAAAATTTTCATCAACACGACCGGCGTCGGTGAACTCATTCTTCCTGAAGCCACCTCTGGCGCACACGCTAAACCAGGCGATGCAGTTCTTGTTTCCGGAACCATGGGTGATCATGGACTCACCGTCCTATCGAACCGCGAAGGGCTTAACTTCGCCACTGACGTTCAAAGTGACTCCGCGCCGCTCAACCACATAATCGAAGCACTCATCAACGAGATCGGTGACATCCACGTTCTGCGCGATCCGACCCGTGGAGGTCTTGCCACCACTCTCAACGAAATCGCCGGTCAATCCAAAGTCACCATCAAGCTTATAGAAAATCAAGTGCCCGTAAGAGAATCCGTTCGTAACGGCTGCTCTTTCCTCGGCCTTGACCCATTCTACCTCGCTAACGAGGGCAAACTCATCTGCATCCTTCCACAAGAGAAGGCAGAAGCAGCATTAACTCTTATGCGGACTATGAAATACGGCGAAGAGGCTGTGCAGGTAGGCACTGTGCTTGATCCTGAAAACTCCCCGGGTAAAGCCGGACAAGTTGTGCTTGAAACACCTCTCGGTGGCCATCGACTGCTCAACATGCTCGAAGGTGAACAACTGCCGCGTATTTGCTAA